From Zingiber officinale cultivar Zhangliang chromosome 5B, Zo_v1.1, whole genome shotgun sequence, the proteins below share one genomic window:
- the LOC121986935 gene encoding protein ALP1-like: protein MDCDAACISELRMNRDTFRILCDMVKDVGGLKPSKNASIEEVVAMFIYTLAHHKKSRTISLLFSRSRETVSRRFHQVLYAIMRLHDILLKKPEPITQDCQDERWKCFQGCLGALDGTLIKVTPPSEEKSRYRTRKGCISTNVLGVCCPNMEFIYVLPGWEGSAHDGRVLRNAISRPHGLSVPRGYYYLVDSGYCNANGFLTPYRGQRYHLKEFDGHQPETAEEYFNMKHSKARNVIERCFGLLKGRWKILASPSFFAIQTQVRIIIACCLLHNLIRKFMSFDPQELIMEEEEESEDEESDEDDEVEYVTNITPTNEWLQFRNNMATNMWNMWTTGINSNDVD from the exons ATGGACTGTGATGCTGCTTGTATTAGTGAGCTTCGAATGAACAGAGATACTTTTAGAATATTGTGTGATATGGTAAAAGATGTTGGGGGGTTAAAACCTAGTAAGAATGCATCCATAGAGGAGGTTGTGGCAATGTTTATTTACACCTTGGCTCACCATAAAAAAAGTAGAACAATTAGTCTACTTTTTTCACGGAGTAGAGAAACTGTGAGTAGGCGATTCCATCAAGTTCTTTATGCAATTATGAGATTACATGATATTTTGCTTAAGAAGCCGGAGCCTATTACTCAAGATTGTCAAGATGAGAGATGGAAGTGTTTTCAG GGATGCCTAGGAGCTTTAGATGGAACATTGATTAAAGTTACACCACCTAGTGAAGAGAAGTCTCGATATCGCACAAGAAAGGGATGTATTTCAACAAATGTCTTAGGTGTTTGCTGCCCAAACATGGAATTCATATATGTATTGCCTGGATGGGAGGGCTCAGCACACGATGGTCGTGTGCTTCGAAATGCAATCTCAAGGCCTCATGGTCTAAGTGTCCCGCGAG GTTATTATTATTTGGTGGACTCTGGATACTGCAATGCAAATGGTTTTCTTACACCATATAGAGGACAACGGTATCACCTCAAGGAATTTGATGGCCATCAACCTGAGACAGCGGAGGAATACTTCAACATGAAGCATTCTAAAGCAAGAAATGTAATTGAAAGATGCTTTGGACTGCTGAAAGGAAGATGGAAGATCCTTGCATCGCCTTCCTTTTTCGCAATTCAAACCCAAGTTCGCATTATAATTGCGTGTTGCCTTCTACACAACTTAATCCGCAAGTTTATGAGTTTTGACCCTCAAGAATTAATtatggaagaagaagaggagagtgaGGATGAGGAAagtgatgaagatgatgaagtagAATATGTTACAAATATTACTCCAACTAATGAGTGGTTGCAATTTAGAAATAATATGGCAACCAACATGTGGAACATGTGGACTACTGGAATCAATAGCAATGATGTGGATTAG
- the LOC121986936 gene encoding zinc finger MYM-type protein 1-like, which translates to MAVMMPTSSRTAVALRVIEILKRWIGNSMFITCMAMKKFRDGQAMEILESDLRRTPANNLAMEQILELGFSMFSSCPTKGCRVGDEAFTNSGMTNWRKAMEVFNTHVGGVASAHNDARTQLEAFKNQRQSVSHLLQAQGREMEVAYRTRLTATLDVTRFLLKQGLSFRGHDESLNSSNKGNFLELIEWYIQRNDEVAKTMNENALGNSQMKSPTVQKDLTRACAAEVTNVILNDIKDNIFFLMVDECRDISVKEQMGVVLRYVNKHGCVIERFLAIVHVSDTSVISLKKAIDELFAKHKLSLSRLRGQGYDGASNMRGEYNGLKALILKKNSSTRYVHCFAHQLQLVVVAVAKSNRIVSDFFQYVNMIVNITGASCKRKDKFRQLEHDRLVECLEKGDIVSVLENVYDDGTNDDNSGITTSLIDKMENYEFVFVMHLMKSLLGITNELSLVLQQKNQNIVLAVSLIKTIKVRLQKLREEGWENFLDVVNKFCSNHMIPVPNMEENMRTRGRSRHNGQMITNVHHYRVEIFCQVLDMMVQEMSNRFSESSTEVLTCIACLDPKDSFSQFDIGKLLHLAELYSEDFSLTDRAILEDQLETYIQNVRGEFSMIGDLGSLAKNMVETSKNTNFPLVYCLIELALVLPVATASVEKVFSAMKIIKTNLRNRMGDEWMNDSLVVYIDKNIFATIENEQILQHFQQMNTRRIQLPPLICMSRSDASGSSIKK; encoded by the exons ATGGCGGTGATGATGCCGACGAGCTCGAGGACGGCGGTGGCGTTGAGGGTGATCGAGATTCTCAAGCGGTGGATAGG GAACTCGATGTTTATCACTTGCATG GCAATGAAGAAATTTAGAGATGGGCAAGCAATGGAAATTTTAGAGTCGGATCTGCGACGCACACCTGCAAATAATCTAGCCATGGAGCAAATCCTTGAGCTGGGCTTCTCGATGTTTAGCTCTTGCCCGACAAA AGGATGTCGAGTTGGAGATGAGGCATTTACTAATTCAGGGATGACTAATTGGAGAAAAGCAATGGAAGTATTTAATACGCATGTTGGTGGTGTAGCTAGTGCTCACAATGATGCAAGAACACAACTTGAGGCTTTTAAAAATCAACGACAAAGTGTGTCACATTTGCTACAAGCACAGGGGCGTGAAATGGAGGTTGCATATCGCACTCGATTAACGGCAACTTTAGATGTTACACGCTTTCTTTTGAAACAAGGTTTGTCTTTCCGTGGACATGACGAGTCATTGAATTCCTCAAATAAAGGTAACTTTCTTGAATTGATTGAGTGGTATATCCAAAGAAATGATGAGGTTGCCAAGACTATGAATGAAAATGCCCTTGGAAACAGTCAAATGAAGTCTCCAACAGttcaaaaggatttaacacgAGCTTGTGCTGCTGAAGTCACAAATGTCATTCTTAATGATATAAAAGacaatatattttttcttatggTTGATGAGTGTCGAGATATTTCAGTCAAAGAACAAATGGGAGTTGTTTTAAGATACGTGAACAAACATGGATGTGTTATTGAAAGATTTCTTGCTATTGTACATGTGTCTGACACTTCTGTTATTTCTTTGAAGAAGGCTATTGATGAATTATTTGCAAAACATAAGTTGTCATTATCAAGATTGAGAGGTCAAGGATACGATGGAGCCTCAAATATGCGAGGTGAGTATAATGGATTGAAGGCTCTTATATTGAAGAAAAATTCATCTACAAGGTATGTCCATTGTTTTGCTCACCAACTTCAACTAGTTGTTGTTGCAGTTGCTAAAAGCAATCGAATTGTGAGTGATTTCTTCCAATATGTTAATATGATTGTGAATATTACTGGTGCTTCATGcaaaagaaaagataagtttAGACAACTTGAACATGATAGACTTGTAGAATGTTTGGAGAAAGGAGATATTGTTAGTG TGCTTGAAAATGTGTATGATGATGGTACTAATGATGATAATAGTGGTATCACCACCAGTTTGATTGATAAGATGGAGAATTATGAATTTGTGTTTGTGATGCATTTGATGAAATCTTTATTGGGAATCACAAATGAATTGTCACTTGTCTTACAACAAAAGAATCAAAACATTGTACTGGCTGTCAGTTTGATCAAGACAATAAAAGTTCGATTACAAAAATTGAGAGAGGAAGGATGGGAGAATTTTTTGGACGTCGTCAACAAATTTTGTAGTAACCATATGATCCCAGTACCGAATATGGAAGAAAATATGAGAACTCGTGGTCGCAGCAGACATAATGGACAAATGATTACTAATGTTCATCACTATCGTGTTGAAATTTTTTGTcag GTTCTTGATATGATGGTTCAAGAGATGAGTAATCGGTTTTCAGAATCAAGTACGGAGGTACTTACTTGCATTGCTTGCTTAGATCCAAAGGACTCTTTTTCTCAATTTGATATTGGTAAGCTACTCCACCTTGCTGAACTTTATTCGGAGGACTTTTCATTGACTGATCGTGCAATACTTGAGGACCAACTTGAGACTTACATTCAAAATGTACGAGGTGAATTTTCTATGATTGGAGATTTGGGAAGTCTTGCTAAAAATATGGTTGAAACGAGCAAGAATACAAATTTTCCATTGGTATATTGTTTGATCGAGTTAGCATTAGTTTTACCAGTTGCAACTGCTTCTGTTGAAAAAGTTTTTTCTGCGATGAAAATTATCAAGACTAATTTGCGTAATAGGATGGGGGATGAGTGGATGAATGACAGTTTGGTAGTATACATCGATAAGAATATTTTTGCTACAATTGAAAATGAACAAATTTTACAACATTTTCAACAGATGAACACTCGTAGGATCCAGTTGCCTCCTCTTATTTGTATGTCTAGATCTGATGCTAGTGGTTcaagtattaaaaaataa